From Brachionichthys hirsutus isolate HB-005 chromosome 2, CSIRO-AGI_Bhir_v1, whole genome shotgun sequence, one genomic window encodes:
- the mitfb gene encoding melanocyte inducing transcription factor b isoform X2: protein MQSESGIVPDFDVGEEFQEEPKTYYELKSQPLKNSPSDQRSASKPPLSSSAMTSRILLRQQLMREQLQEQERREQQRQQASQYPQTTAAQTPAINVSVPASLPPAAHVPVEVLKVQTHLENPTKYHIQRSQQQQVKRYLGKLGSHVLSLPCPNQSSDHGGMPPGPGNSAPNSPMALLTLNTNCEKEMDDVIDDIISLESSYSDDILGLMDPGLQMGNTMPVPPNLMDMYGNQGVPQQALPISNSCPANIKREYSVSQSPAILHMLDKSGSCGNYQRPEVFPVAEVRAMAKERQKKDNHNLIERRRRFNINDRIKELGTLIPKSNDPDMRWNKGTILKASVDYIRKLQREQQRSKELENRQKKLEHANRHLMLRIQELEMHARAHGLVIASSALCSAELGARAVKKESALDDCHQDLYSLLPPHHQHHPACSPETPSSLEPNEGHSNIPEGRYGAHSKPGSKLNDILMEDNLSPVRGGGDPLLSSVSPDASKDSSHESSLSMDENEQGC from the exons CCCGTCGGACCAGCGCAGCGCCTCCAAGCCCCCGCTGAGCTCCTCGGCCATGACATCACGCATCCTGTTGCGGCAACAGCTGATGCGCgagcagcttcaggagcaggAGCGGCGGGAGCAGCAGAGACAACAGGCCTCCCAGTACCCACAAACTACAGCAGCACAGACCCCTGCCATCAATGTCAGCGTCCCTGCAAGCTTGCCTCCTGCTGCCCATGTACCGGTGGAGGTGCTCAAG GTGCAGACTCACCTGGAGAACCCAACCAAATACCACATCCAGcgctcccagcagcagcaggtcaagCGGTACCTGGGGAAGCTCGGCTCGCACGTGTTGAGCTTGCCCTGCCCCAACCAGTCATCCGACCACGGGGGCATGCCGCCAGGACCGGGCAACAGCGCCCCCAACAGCCCTATGGCCTTACTGACCTTGAACACTAACTGCGAGAAAGAG ATGGATGATGTCATTGATGACATTATTAGTCTGGAGTCCAGTTACAGTGACGACATCCTTGGTCTGATGGATCCAGGACTTCAGATGGGTAACACG ATGCCCGTTCCCCCTAACCTCATGGACATGTATGGTAATCAGGGGGTGCCCCAGCAAGCTCTGCCCATCAGCAACTCCTGCCCTGCCAACATCAAAAGGGAATACTCTG TTTCTCAATCTCCGGCCATCCTGCATATGCTGGATAAGTCTGGGTCCTGTGGCAACTATCAAAGGCCTGAAGTGTTTCCTGTGG CTGAGGTCCGGGCTATGGCGAAAGAAAGGCAGAAGAAGGATAACCATAACTTGA TTGAGAGAAGACGACGGTTTAACATCAACGATCGTATCAAGGAATTGGGAACTCTAATTCCTAAATCTAATGACCC CGACATGCGCTGGAACAAAGGCACCATCCTGAAAGCATCCGTGGATTACATCAGGAAGCTGCAGCGGGAGCAGCAGAGGTCCAAGGAGCTGGAGAACCGGCAGAAGAAGCTGGAGCACGCCAATCGACACCTGATGCTGAGGATACAG GAGTTGGAGATGCATGCGCGAGCTCACGGTCTGGTCATTGCATCTTCGGCGCTCTGCTCCGCTGAACTCGGGGCCAGGGCCGTAAAGAAGGAGAGCGCTTTGGATGACTGTCACCAGGACCTGTActccctcctgcccccccaccaccagcaccaccccGCCTGCTCTCCGGAAACCCCCAGCAGCCTGGAGCCAAACGAAGGCCACTCCAACATCCCCGAGGGCCGCTACGGCGCTCACAGCAAGCCGGGCTCCAAACTCAACGACATCCTCATGGAAGACAACTTGTCGCccgtgagaggggggggggaccctttGCTCTCGTCTGTCTCCCCAGACGCCTCCAAGGACAGCAGTCACGAGAGCAGCTTAAGCATGGATGAGAATGAGCAGGGCTGTTAG
- the mitfb gene encoding melanocyte inducing transcription factor b isoform X1, whose product MQSESGIVPDFDVGEEFQEEPKTYYELKSQPLKNSSPSDQRSASKPPLSSSAMTSRILLRQQLMREQLQEQERREQQRQQASQYPQTTAAQTPAINVSVPASLPPAAHVPVEVLKVQTHLENPTKYHIQRSQQQQVKRYLGKLGSHVLSLPCPNQSSDHGGMPPGPGNSAPNSPMALLTLNTNCEKEMDDVIDDIISLESSYSDDILGLMDPGLQMGNTMPVPPNLMDMYGNQGVPQQALPISNSCPANIKREYSVSQSPAILHMLDKSGSCGNYQRPEVFPVAEVRAMAKERQKKDNHNLIERRRRFNINDRIKELGTLIPKSNDPDMRWNKGTILKASVDYIRKLQREQQRSKELENRQKKLEHANRHLMLRIQELEMHARAHGLVIASSALCSAELGARAVKKESALDDCHQDLYSLLPPHHQHHPACSPETPSSLEPNEGHSNIPEGRYGAHSKPGSKLNDILMEDNLSPVRGGGDPLLSSVSPDASKDSSHESSLSMDENEQGC is encoded by the exons CAGCCCGTCGGACCAGCGCAGCGCCTCCAAGCCCCCGCTGAGCTCCTCGGCCATGACATCACGCATCCTGTTGCGGCAACAGCTGATGCGCgagcagcttcaggagcaggAGCGGCGGGAGCAGCAGAGACAACAGGCCTCCCAGTACCCACAAACTACAGCAGCACAGACCCCTGCCATCAATGTCAGCGTCCCTGCAAGCTTGCCTCCTGCTGCCCATGTACCGGTGGAGGTGCTCAAG GTGCAGACTCACCTGGAGAACCCAACCAAATACCACATCCAGcgctcccagcagcagcaggtcaagCGGTACCTGGGGAAGCTCGGCTCGCACGTGTTGAGCTTGCCCTGCCCCAACCAGTCATCCGACCACGGGGGCATGCCGCCAGGACCGGGCAACAGCGCCCCCAACAGCCCTATGGCCTTACTGACCTTGAACACTAACTGCGAGAAAGAG ATGGATGATGTCATTGATGACATTATTAGTCTGGAGTCCAGTTACAGTGACGACATCCTTGGTCTGATGGATCCAGGACTTCAGATGGGTAACACG ATGCCCGTTCCCCCTAACCTCATGGACATGTATGGTAATCAGGGGGTGCCCCAGCAAGCTCTGCCCATCAGCAACTCCTGCCCTGCCAACATCAAAAGGGAATACTCTG TTTCTCAATCTCCGGCCATCCTGCATATGCTGGATAAGTCTGGGTCCTGTGGCAACTATCAAAGGCCTGAAGTGTTTCCTGTGG CTGAGGTCCGGGCTATGGCGAAAGAAAGGCAGAAGAAGGATAACCATAACTTGA TTGAGAGAAGACGACGGTTTAACATCAACGATCGTATCAAGGAATTGGGAACTCTAATTCCTAAATCTAATGACCC CGACATGCGCTGGAACAAAGGCACCATCCTGAAAGCATCCGTGGATTACATCAGGAAGCTGCAGCGGGAGCAGCAGAGGTCCAAGGAGCTGGAGAACCGGCAGAAGAAGCTGGAGCACGCCAATCGACACCTGATGCTGAGGATACAG GAGTTGGAGATGCATGCGCGAGCTCACGGTCTGGTCATTGCATCTTCGGCGCTCTGCTCCGCTGAACTCGGGGCCAGGGCCGTAAAGAAGGAGAGCGCTTTGGATGACTGTCACCAGGACCTGTActccctcctgcccccccaccaccagcaccaccccGCCTGCTCTCCGGAAACCCCCAGCAGCCTGGAGCCAAACGAAGGCCACTCCAACATCCCCGAGGGCCGCTACGGCGCTCACAGCAAGCCGGGCTCCAAACTCAACGACATCCTCATGGAAGACAACTTGTCGCccgtgagaggggggggggaccctttGCTCTCGTCTGTCTCCCCAGACGCCTCCAAGGACAGCAGTCACGAGAGCAGCTTAAGCATGGATGAGAATGAGCAGGGCTGTTAG
- the mitfb gene encoding melanocyte inducing transcription factor b isoform X3: MEATGVQVYTPRSFGCLPSDQRSASKPPLSSSAMTSRILLRQQLMREQLQEQERREQQRQQASQYPQTTAAQTPAINVSVPASLPPAAHVPVEVLKVQTHLENPTKYHIQRSQQQQVKRYLGKLGSHVLSLPCPNQSSDHGGMPPGPGNSAPNSPMALLTLNTNCEKEMDDVIDDIISLESSYSDDILGLMDPGLQMGNTMPVPPNLMDMYGNQGVPQQALPISNSCPANIKREYSVSQSPAILHMLDKSGSCGNYQRPEVFPVAEVRAMAKERQKKDNHNLIERRRRFNINDRIKELGTLIPKSNDPDMRWNKGTILKASVDYIRKLQREQQRSKELENRQKKLEHANRHLMLRIQELEMHARAHGLVIASSALCSAELGARAVKKESALDDCHQDLYSLLPPHHQHHPACSPETPSSLEPNEGHSNIPEGRYGAHSKPGSKLNDILMEDNLSPVRGGGDPLLSSVSPDASKDSSHESSLSMDENEQGC, translated from the exons ATGGAGGCCACCGGAGTGCAAGTGTACACCCCCCGCTCATTTGGCTGTCT CCCGTCGGACCAGCGCAGCGCCTCCAAGCCCCCGCTGAGCTCCTCGGCCATGACATCACGCATCCTGTTGCGGCAACAGCTGATGCGCgagcagcttcaggagcaggAGCGGCGGGAGCAGCAGAGACAACAGGCCTCCCAGTACCCACAAACTACAGCAGCACAGACCCCTGCCATCAATGTCAGCGTCCCTGCAAGCTTGCCTCCTGCTGCCCATGTACCGGTGGAGGTGCTCAAG GTGCAGACTCACCTGGAGAACCCAACCAAATACCACATCCAGcgctcccagcagcagcaggtcaagCGGTACCTGGGGAAGCTCGGCTCGCACGTGTTGAGCTTGCCCTGCCCCAACCAGTCATCCGACCACGGGGGCATGCCGCCAGGACCGGGCAACAGCGCCCCCAACAGCCCTATGGCCTTACTGACCTTGAACACTAACTGCGAGAAAGAG ATGGATGATGTCATTGATGACATTATTAGTCTGGAGTCCAGTTACAGTGACGACATCCTTGGTCTGATGGATCCAGGACTTCAGATGGGTAACACG ATGCCCGTTCCCCCTAACCTCATGGACATGTATGGTAATCAGGGGGTGCCCCAGCAAGCTCTGCCCATCAGCAACTCCTGCCCTGCCAACATCAAAAGGGAATACTCTG TTTCTCAATCTCCGGCCATCCTGCATATGCTGGATAAGTCTGGGTCCTGTGGCAACTATCAAAGGCCTGAAGTGTTTCCTGTGG CTGAGGTCCGGGCTATGGCGAAAGAAAGGCAGAAGAAGGATAACCATAACTTGA TTGAGAGAAGACGACGGTTTAACATCAACGATCGTATCAAGGAATTGGGAACTCTAATTCCTAAATCTAATGACCC CGACATGCGCTGGAACAAAGGCACCATCCTGAAAGCATCCGTGGATTACATCAGGAAGCTGCAGCGGGAGCAGCAGAGGTCCAAGGAGCTGGAGAACCGGCAGAAGAAGCTGGAGCACGCCAATCGACACCTGATGCTGAGGATACAG GAGTTGGAGATGCATGCGCGAGCTCACGGTCTGGTCATTGCATCTTCGGCGCTCTGCTCCGCTGAACTCGGGGCCAGGGCCGTAAAGAAGGAGAGCGCTTTGGATGACTGTCACCAGGACCTGTActccctcctgcccccccaccaccagcaccaccccGCCTGCTCTCCGGAAACCCCCAGCAGCCTGGAGCCAAACGAAGGCCACTCCAACATCCCCGAGGGCCGCTACGGCGCTCACAGCAAGCCGGGCTCCAAACTCAACGACATCCTCATGGAAGACAACTTGTCGCccgtgagaggggggggggaccctttGCTCTCGTCTGTCTCCCCAGACGCCTCCAAGGACAGCAGTCACGAGAGCAGCTTAAGCATGGATGAGAATGAGCAGGGCTGTTAG
- the mitfb gene encoding melanocyte inducing transcription factor b isoform X4 codes for MLQMLGCHPYEVQTHLENPTKYHIQRSQQQQVKRYLGKLGSHVLSLPCPNQSSDHGGMPPGPGNSAPNSPMALLTLNTNCEKEMDDVIDDIISLESSYSDDILGLMDPGLQMGNTMPVPPNLMDMYGNQGVPQQALPISNSCPANIKREYSVSQSPAILHMLDKSGSCGNYQRPEVFPVAEVRAMAKERQKKDNHNLIERRRRFNINDRIKELGTLIPKSNDPDMRWNKGTILKASVDYIRKLQREQQRSKELENRQKKLEHANRHLMLRIQELEMHARAHGLVIASSALCSAELGARAVKKESALDDCHQDLYSLLPPHHQHHPACSPETPSSLEPNEGHSNIPEGRYGAHSKPGSKLNDILMEDNLSPVRGGGDPLLSSVSPDASKDSSHESSLSMDENEQGC; via the exons ATGCTTCAGATGCTTGGATGCCACCCTTACGAG GTGCAGACTCACCTGGAGAACCCAACCAAATACCACATCCAGcgctcccagcagcagcaggtcaagCGGTACCTGGGGAAGCTCGGCTCGCACGTGTTGAGCTTGCCCTGCCCCAACCAGTCATCCGACCACGGGGGCATGCCGCCAGGACCGGGCAACAGCGCCCCCAACAGCCCTATGGCCTTACTGACCTTGAACACTAACTGCGAGAAAGAG ATGGATGATGTCATTGATGACATTATTAGTCTGGAGTCCAGTTACAGTGACGACATCCTTGGTCTGATGGATCCAGGACTTCAGATGGGTAACACG ATGCCCGTTCCCCCTAACCTCATGGACATGTATGGTAATCAGGGGGTGCCCCAGCAAGCTCTGCCCATCAGCAACTCCTGCCCTGCCAACATCAAAAGGGAATACTCTG TTTCTCAATCTCCGGCCATCCTGCATATGCTGGATAAGTCTGGGTCCTGTGGCAACTATCAAAGGCCTGAAGTGTTTCCTGTGG CTGAGGTCCGGGCTATGGCGAAAGAAAGGCAGAAGAAGGATAACCATAACTTGA TTGAGAGAAGACGACGGTTTAACATCAACGATCGTATCAAGGAATTGGGAACTCTAATTCCTAAATCTAATGACCC CGACATGCGCTGGAACAAAGGCACCATCCTGAAAGCATCCGTGGATTACATCAGGAAGCTGCAGCGGGAGCAGCAGAGGTCCAAGGAGCTGGAGAACCGGCAGAAGAAGCTGGAGCACGCCAATCGACACCTGATGCTGAGGATACAG GAGTTGGAGATGCATGCGCGAGCTCACGGTCTGGTCATTGCATCTTCGGCGCTCTGCTCCGCTGAACTCGGGGCCAGGGCCGTAAAGAAGGAGAGCGCTTTGGATGACTGTCACCAGGACCTGTActccctcctgcccccccaccaccagcaccaccccGCCTGCTCTCCGGAAACCCCCAGCAGCCTGGAGCCAAACGAAGGCCACTCCAACATCCCCGAGGGCCGCTACGGCGCTCACAGCAAGCCGGGCTCCAAACTCAACGACATCCTCATGGAAGACAACTTGTCGCccgtgagaggggggggggaccctttGCTCTCGTCTGTCTCCCCAGACGCCTCCAAGGACAGCAGTCACGAGAGCAGCTTAAGCATGGATGAGAATGAGCAGGGCTGTTAG